A genome region from Phoenix dactylifera cultivar Barhee BC4 chromosome 18, palm_55x_up_171113_PBpolish2nd_filt_p, whole genome shotgun sequence includes the following:
- the LOC103716707 gene encoding shaggy-related protein kinase epsilon-like isoform X1, protein MNVMRRLKSIASGRSSVSDPGGDSSMKKVKVEQDVEGKECTEHSVVENKAMGLEQLTTSAHLDSDASTSSKGPTTRLKNAGIDQLSKEMHEMTIRNDKADGHNDKNVKATVIKGKSTETGHLITTTIGGQNGQPKQTISYMADRVVGTGSFGVVLQAKCLGTGEAVAIKKVLQDKRYKNRELQIMQLLDHPNVVQLKNYFFSTTEKDEVYLNLVLEYVSETVYRVARHYHRMNQHMPLIYVQLYTYQICRALAYMHGVVGVCHRDIKPQNLLVNPHTHQLKVCDFGSAKKLVPGEPNISYICSRYYRAPELIFGATEYTTAIDMWSVGCVLAEFLLGQPLFPGESGVDQLVEIIKVLGTPTREEIKCMNPGYTEFKFPQIKARPWHKLFHKWMPPEAVDFISRLLQYSPNLRCTALEACAHPFFDELRDPNLRLPNGQPLPPLFNFTPQELSGASPDLIQRLISENMK, encoded by the exons ATGAACGTGATGCGGCGCCTCAAGAGCATCGCGTCTGGCCGCTCCTCGGTCTCGGATCCC GGTGGGGACTCTAGCATGAAAAAGGTAAAGGTTGAGCAAGATGTAGAAGGGAAAGAATGTACTGAACACTCTGTGGTTGAAAACAAAGCTATGGGTCTCGAGCAGCTTACAACTTCAGCTCACTTGGATTCTGATGCAAGCACATCCAGTAAAGGTCCTACAACCAGACTTAAAAATGCAGGTATTGATCAGCTATCAAAGGAAATGCATGAAATGACAATCAGAAATGATAAGGCTGATGGACACAATGATAAG AATGTGAAAGCCACAGTTATAAAAGGAAAGTCGACTGAAACAGGTCACTTGATCACAACAACAATAGGTGGTCAAAATGGCCAGCCTAAACAG ACAATCTCATACATGGCAGACCGTGTGGTTGGCACTGGTTCATTTGGTGTTGTTCTTCAG GCTAAATGCCTTGGAACAGGGGAAGCAGTTGCCATTAAGAAGGTTCTGCAGGATAAGAGATATAAGAACAGGGAACTTCAAATAATGCAATTACTTGACCATCCTAATGTAGTTCAACTAAAGAACTACTTCTTTTCAACCACCGAAAAAGATGAAGTGTACCTGAACCTTGTACTTGAGTATGTTTCTGAGACTGTTTATCGTGTTGCGAGACATTATCATCGGATGAACCAGCATATGCCTCTCATCTATGTGCAACTTTATACATACCAG ATATGTCGTGCTCTTGCTTACATGCATGGTGTTGTTGGGGTGTGCCATCGTGACATTAAGCCACAAAATTTATTG GTGAATCCCCACACTCATCAACTAAAAGTTTGTGATTTTGGTAGTGCCAAAAAATTG GTTCCAGGTGAGCCTAATATATCTTATATATGCTCACGATACTACAGGGCTCCCGAGCTCATCTTTGGAGCTACAGAATATACCACAGCAATTGACATGTGGTCTGTTGGTTGTGTTCTAGCTGAGTTTCTCTTAGGACAG CCTTTGTTTCCTGGAGAGAGTGGTGTTGATCAGCTTGTGGAAATCATTAAG GTTTTAGGTACCCCTACACGAGAAGAGATTAAGTGCATGAACCCTGGCtacacagaattcaaatttcctcAGATTAAAGCTCGCCCTTGGCACAAG CTCTTCCACAAGTGGATGCCACCTGAGGCTGTTGATTTTATATCACGGCTGCTCCAGTATTCACCAAATTTGCGCTGTACTGCT TTGGAGGCTTGCGCGCATCCCTTCTTTGATGAGTTGAGAGACCCCAATCTGCGCCTGCCAAATGGACAGCCCCTTCCTCCTTTATTCAATTTCACACCCCAAG AGCTCAGTGGTGCTTCACCTGATCTGATTCAGCGCCTGATTTCTGAAAACATGAAGTAA
- the LOC103716707 gene encoding shaggy-related protein kinase epsilon-like isoform X2, with protein MKKVKVEQDVEGKECTEHSVVENKAMGLEQLTTSAHLDSDASTSSKGPTTRLKNAGIDQLSKEMHEMTIRNDKADGHNDKNVKATVIKGKSTETGHLITTTIGGQNGQPKQTISYMADRVVGTGSFGVVLQAKCLGTGEAVAIKKVLQDKRYKNRELQIMQLLDHPNVVQLKNYFFSTTEKDEVYLNLVLEYVSETVYRVARHYHRMNQHMPLIYVQLYTYQICRALAYMHGVVGVCHRDIKPQNLLVNPHTHQLKVCDFGSAKKLVPGEPNISYICSRYYRAPELIFGATEYTTAIDMWSVGCVLAEFLLGQPLFPGESGVDQLVEIIKVLGTPTREEIKCMNPGYTEFKFPQIKARPWHKLFHKWMPPEAVDFISRLLQYSPNLRCTALEACAHPFFDELRDPNLRLPNGQPLPPLFNFTPQELSGASPDLIQRLISENMK; from the exons ATGAAAAAGGTAAAGGTTGAGCAAGATGTAGAAGGGAAAGAATGTACTGAACACTCTGTGGTTGAAAACAAAGCTATGGGTCTCGAGCAGCTTACAACTTCAGCTCACTTGGATTCTGATGCAAGCACATCCAGTAAAGGTCCTACAACCAGACTTAAAAATGCAGGTATTGATCAGCTATCAAAGGAAATGCATGAAATGACAATCAGAAATGATAAGGCTGATGGACACAATGATAAG AATGTGAAAGCCACAGTTATAAAAGGAAAGTCGACTGAAACAGGTCACTTGATCACAACAACAATAGGTGGTCAAAATGGCCAGCCTAAACAG ACAATCTCATACATGGCAGACCGTGTGGTTGGCACTGGTTCATTTGGTGTTGTTCTTCAG GCTAAATGCCTTGGAACAGGGGAAGCAGTTGCCATTAAGAAGGTTCTGCAGGATAAGAGATATAAGAACAGGGAACTTCAAATAATGCAATTACTTGACCATCCTAATGTAGTTCAACTAAAGAACTACTTCTTTTCAACCACCGAAAAAGATGAAGTGTACCTGAACCTTGTACTTGAGTATGTTTCTGAGACTGTTTATCGTGTTGCGAGACATTATCATCGGATGAACCAGCATATGCCTCTCATCTATGTGCAACTTTATACATACCAG ATATGTCGTGCTCTTGCTTACATGCATGGTGTTGTTGGGGTGTGCCATCGTGACATTAAGCCACAAAATTTATTG GTGAATCCCCACACTCATCAACTAAAAGTTTGTGATTTTGGTAGTGCCAAAAAATTG GTTCCAGGTGAGCCTAATATATCTTATATATGCTCACGATACTACAGGGCTCCCGAGCTCATCTTTGGAGCTACAGAATATACCACAGCAATTGACATGTGGTCTGTTGGTTGTGTTCTAGCTGAGTTTCTCTTAGGACAG CCTTTGTTTCCTGGAGAGAGTGGTGTTGATCAGCTTGTGGAAATCATTAAG GTTTTAGGTACCCCTACACGAGAAGAGATTAAGTGCATGAACCCTGGCtacacagaattcaaatttcctcAGATTAAAGCTCGCCCTTGGCACAAG CTCTTCCACAAGTGGATGCCACCTGAGGCTGTTGATTTTATATCACGGCTGCTCCAGTATTCACCAAATTTGCGCTGTACTGCT TTGGAGGCTTGCGCGCATCCCTTCTTTGATGAGTTGAGAGACCCCAATCTGCGCCTGCCAAATGGACAGCCCCTTCCTCCTTTATTCAATTTCACACCCCAAG AGCTCAGTGGTGCTTCACCTGATCTGATTCAGCGCCTGATTTCTGAAAACATGAAGTAA
- the LOC103716707 gene encoding shaggy-related protein kinase theta-like isoform X3, whose translation MADRVVGTGSFGVVLQAKCLGTGEAVAIKKVLQDKRYKNRELQIMQLLDHPNVVQLKNYFFSTTEKDEVYLNLVLEYVSETVYRVARHYHRMNQHMPLIYVQLYTYQICRALAYMHGVVGVCHRDIKPQNLLVNPHTHQLKVCDFGSAKKLVPGEPNISYICSRYYRAPELIFGATEYTTAIDMWSVGCVLAEFLLGQPLFPGESGVDQLVEIIKVLGTPTREEIKCMNPGYTEFKFPQIKARPWHKLFHKWMPPEAVDFISRLLQYSPNLRCTALEACAHPFFDELRDPNLRLPNGQPLPPLFNFTPQELSGASPDLIQRLISENMK comes from the exons ATGGCAGACCGTGTGGTTGGCACTGGTTCATTTGGTGTTGTTCTTCAG GCTAAATGCCTTGGAACAGGGGAAGCAGTTGCCATTAAGAAGGTTCTGCAGGATAAGAGATATAAGAACAGGGAACTTCAAATAATGCAATTACTTGACCATCCTAATGTAGTTCAACTAAAGAACTACTTCTTTTCAACCACCGAAAAAGATGAAGTGTACCTGAACCTTGTACTTGAGTATGTTTCTGAGACTGTTTATCGTGTTGCGAGACATTATCATCGGATGAACCAGCATATGCCTCTCATCTATGTGCAACTTTATACATACCAG ATATGTCGTGCTCTTGCTTACATGCATGGTGTTGTTGGGGTGTGCCATCGTGACATTAAGCCACAAAATTTATTG GTGAATCCCCACACTCATCAACTAAAAGTTTGTGATTTTGGTAGTGCCAAAAAATTG GTTCCAGGTGAGCCTAATATATCTTATATATGCTCACGATACTACAGGGCTCCCGAGCTCATCTTTGGAGCTACAGAATATACCACAGCAATTGACATGTGGTCTGTTGGTTGTGTTCTAGCTGAGTTTCTCTTAGGACAG CCTTTGTTTCCTGGAGAGAGTGGTGTTGATCAGCTTGTGGAAATCATTAAG GTTTTAGGTACCCCTACACGAGAAGAGATTAAGTGCATGAACCCTGGCtacacagaattcaaatttcctcAGATTAAAGCTCGCCCTTGGCACAAG CTCTTCCACAAGTGGATGCCACCTGAGGCTGTTGATTTTATATCACGGCTGCTCCAGTATTCACCAAATTTGCGCTGTACTGCT TTGGAGGCTTGCGCGCATCCCTTCTTTGATGAGTTGAGAGACCCCAATCTGCGCCTGCCAAATGGACAGCCCCTTCCTCCTTTATTCAATTTCACACCCCAAG AGCTCAGTGGTGCTTCACCTGATCTGATTCAGCGCCTGATTTCTGAAAACATGAAGTAA